TCAATTTTAGCATGCGATAAACTACTGTATTTTTCGTTTCTAGAAGCATAAGCATGTACGCCAGCCTCTACAGCTCTAAAGTCGTTTCCGGTGGCAAGAACAACTGCGTCAATGCCATTCATAATACCTTTATTATGAGTCACGGCTCTATAAGGTTCTACTTCTGCAATGTTTACAGCTCTCACAAATTTTTCAGCGAAAGCTTTACCAGAAATGGCTTTATTTTCACTTAAATCTTCAACCTTACAACTTACCTCGGCACGCACTAAACATTCGGGTACGTAGTTAGAAAGGATGCTCATTACTATTTCTAGATGCTTCTCTTCTTCAGAAAAACTAGAAAATAATAAAGCCTCATTTTTAAAGGTTTTTGCGAATTGCTCCAAACAAGAATTTATAAAATTCGCACCCATCGCATCTAGCGTTTCAAAAGAAGCATGCAATTGATAATAGTCTTCAATATCGGCTGTTTTATCTCGTAATTCAATATCTAGAATACCACCTCCACGAGCTTCCATGTTTTTGGTAAGTGGCTTAGCTTCGGTAATTAATTTTGGTTTTACGGTGTCGAAAAACGATTTTAGATTTTCAAAATCACCATGAAACATAAAATGAACTTGTCCGATTTTTGTAGTAGAAATTACGGTAGTTTTAAAACCACCTCTGTCTAGCCAAAATTTTGCAGCTTTACTTGCTGCAGCTACAACAGAACTTTCCTCAATAGCCATCGGTATGGCGTAAAGCGTTTCGTTTATTAAAAAGTTAGGGGCAACACCAAGTGGTAAATAATAATTGCTAATGGTGTTTTCTATAAACTCATCATGTAATTGCTGTAATTTTTCGTTATCGTTCCAGTATTGTTTTAAAACAGCTTTAGTGTTTTCTGCATTAGCAAAATAGGTGTTTGCAATCCAGTCAATTTTTTTAGATTTAGATAATTTTGAAAACCCGGCAATCGTTTTACTCATAATTTGTTCATTTAACGGTGTAAAGATAATACTCTTCTTATAATTAATCATGAACTTGACTTTTACTAGTTATTTATGTGTTAATAATAACGTTTTTTTGAAGTATTTTTACTAAACTTGCCGGTATTATGAGAAATAAACATCAATTTTAATGAAATACCTAAGATTCAGCTTTCAAATTTGTCTTTTTTTTACAGCCGTATTATCTGCTCAAAATAAAGAGGTTACTCTAGAAGAAATATGGAACGGAACATTTAGAACCGAAAGGCTCGATGCTTTGCATTCTATGGCTAACGGTCAGCAATATTCTGTTTTAAATTTTAATCGCGAAGCACGAAGCACTTCTATAGACATCTACGATTATAAAACTCTGGCAAAAGTTAATACGTTGGTTAATTCGAGCGATTTGGCCAATGTAGATTATTTTACAGATTATACTTTTAGTGATGATGAGAGTCAAATTATATTGGCGACAAACGAGGAGTCTATCTTTCGTCATTCAGTACTAGGGCATTATTATATCTACGATGTAAAAAGTAAAAGTTTGACTTTAATTTCTGAAGAAAAAATACAGGAACCAACGTTGTCTCCTAACGGGGATAAAGTAGCTTTCGCTAGAAATAATAATTTATATATTAAGGACTTAGTAACAAGTGAAACTTTTCAAATAACCTTTGATGGTGTAAAGAATAAACTTATTAATGGTATTACGGATTGGGTTTACGAAGAAGAATTTGCCTTTGTTCGCGCTTTCGATTGGAATGCCGATGGAACTCAAATAGCATACATTAGGTTTGATGAAACCAACGTGCCTGAATTTTCTATGGATGTTTATGGAATGGGGCTTTACCAAACGCAAGAAGTGTTTAAATATCCTAAAGCTGGTGAGGCCAACTCTAAAGTGTCGCTTCATGTTTATAACTTGAAAACAACAAAAACTACTGCGGTAGATTTAGGAGAAAAGATAGAATATATTGCCAGGATAGAATGGACTAAAAACGCAGATGTTTTAAGTGCTCAGGTTTTAAATCGTCATCAAAATAAATTAGACTTATTAGCTTATAACGCAGCTGAGAATAAAACTAGTGTATTGCTAAGTGAAGAAGATAAAGCTTATGTTGATGTTACCGATAATTTAACGTTTTTGAAAGATAATAGTTTTATCTGGACAAGCGAAAAGGATGGTTATAATCACATTTACCATTACGGTAAAGATGGCAAGCTGATAAACCAAATTACCAAAGGCGCTTGGGAAGTAACCAATTACTATGGTTTTAATGAAAAAGCGAAAACTATTTTTTATCAATCGGTGGAAAATGGATCTATAAATCGTGATGTTTATTCTGTTAAATTAAACGGTAGAAGTAAAACAAGGTTAACAAAAGACGAAGGTACAAATGGTGCTGATTTTAGTGCTGATTTTTCATATTTTATAAATACATTTTCTAACGCTTCAACACCGCCTAGATATACTTTAAACAGTGCGTCTTCTGGTGAGATTATTAAGCTGATTAAGAATAATGAAGCGTTATCTAAAAAGCTTTCGGAATATAAAATTTCTAATAAAGAATTTAGTACAATTGCTATAAACGGAAACGATTTAAATATGTGGACAGTTAAGCCTACAGATTTTGATCCTTCAAAACAGTATCCGTTATTAATGTTTCAATATTCAGGGCCAGGTTCACAACAAGTAGCAAATAGTTGGATAAGTTCTAACGATTATTGGTATCAATTATTGGCGCAAAAAGGCTATATTGTAGCCTGTGTTGATGGTAGAGGGACAGGGCTTAAAGGTGCTGATTTTAAAAAAGTAACTCAAAATGAATTAGGGAAATATGAAGTTGAAGATCAAATTGCTGCAGCTAAACAATTAGGTGCTTTACCTTATATTGACGCTGAGCGTATTGGTATTTGGGGATGGAGCTTTGGTGGTTTTATGAGTAGTAACTGTTTGTTTAAAGGGAATGATGTTTTTAAAATGGCAATAGCGGTTGCACCGGTAAGTAGCTGGCGTTTTTACGATTCTATTTACACAGAGCGTTACATGGCAACACCACAAGAGAATGCAAGTGGTTATGATGAAAATTCGCCTATAAATCATGTTGAAAAACTTAAAGGAGATTTTCTTTTAATTCATGGTTCTGGAGATGATAATGTGCATGTGCAAAACACAATGCGTTTGGTTGAAGCCTTAGTGCAAGCAAATAAGCAATTTGATTGGGGGATTTATCCAGATAAAAATCACGGCATTTATGGTGGTAATACAAGATTGCATTTGTACACAAAAATGACCAACTTTTTAGATGAAAATTTAGGTGATAAAATAAGCAAGAAATAATAAAAGCATAATTAACTAACAACAAATTTATGGCAGCTAAGGCATTGCAACCACATCAAAAGGAATTATTTGGACAACCAATAGGACTGTATATTTTATTTTTAACCGAAATGTGGGAGCGCTTTTCATACTACGGTATGCGTGCCTTATTGGTGTTGTACATGACTACGCAAACTACGGGAGATAATAGAGGTGCAGGTTTAGCTTGGACAGATCAAGAAGCTTTAGCGCTTTATGGCTGGTATACTATGCTAGTTTATGTAATGTCTATTCCTGGAGGAATGATTGCAGATAAATTGATTGGTCAGAAAAAAGCGGTTTTATATGGAGCCGTTATTTTATGTATTGGTCATGCCGTTTTAGTGCTTACTGATATTTGGGCTTTTTATACCGGTTTAGGTTTAGTTATTCTGGGTGTTGGTTTATTAAAACCTAACATTTCTACTATGGTTGGTGGCTTGTATAAAGCAGGTGATATTAGACGTGATAAAGGATTTAGTATTTTTTATATAGGTATTAACTTAGGGTCGCTTTTAGCAACTATGATTGTTGGTGGTGTTGTTGCAAAATGGGGTTGGCATGCTGGTTTCGGATTAGCAGGTGTTGTTATGGTTCTTGGATTAATTAACTATATAGCTGGGCAAAAGTATTTATCTCAGGTTGGTAACTTTATACCGAGCACAAATGATAAAAACGAGGTGTCTTACGGTCAGTTGTATTCTGAGTTGTTTAGTTCTCCAAAACAATTAATGTTTGCTGGTGTATTA
The window above is part of the Algibacter sp. L3A6 genome. Proteins encoded here:
- a CDS encoding S9 family peptidase; its protein translation is MKYLRFSFQICLFFTAVLSAQNKEVTLEEIWNGTFRTERLDALHSMANGQQYSVLNFNREARSTSIDIYDYKTLAKVNTLVNSSDLANVDYFTDYTFSDDESQIILATNEESIFRHSVLGHYYIYDVKSKSLTLISEEKIQEPTLSPNGDKVAFARNNNLYIKDLVTSETFQITFDGVKNKLINGITDWVYEEEFAFVRAFDWNADGTQIAYIRFDETNVPEFSMDVYGMGLYQTQEVFKYPKAGEANSKVSLHVYNLKTTKTTAVDLGEKIEYIARIEWTKNADVLSAQVLNRHQNKLDLLAYNAAENKTSVLLSEEDKAYVDVTDNLTFLKDNSFIWTSEKDGYNHIYHYGKDGKLINQITKGAWEVTNYYGFNEKAKTIFYQSVENGSINRDVYSVKLNGRSKTRLTKDEGTNGADFSADFSYFINTFSNASTPPRYTLNSASSGEIIKLIKNNEALSKKLSEYKISNKEFSTIAINGNDLNMWTVKPTDFDPSKQYPLLMFQYSGPGSQQVANSWISSNDYWYQLLAQKGYIVACVDGRGTGLKGADFKKVTQNELGKYEVEDQIAAAKQLGALPYIDAERIGIWGWSFGGFMSSNCLFKGNDVFKMAIAVAPVSSWRFYDSIYTERYMATPQENASGYDENSPINHVEKLKGDFLLIHGSGDDNVHVQNTMRLVEALVQANKQFDWGIYPDKNHGIYGGNTRLHLYTKMTNFLDENLGDKISKK
- a CDS encoding hydroxymethylglutaryl-CoA reductase, degradative; this encodes MSKTIAGFSKLSKSKKIDWIANTYFANAENTKAVLKQYWNDNEKLQQLHDEFIENTISNYYLPLGVAPNFLINETLYAIPMAIEESSVVAAASKAAKFWLDRGGFKTTVISTTKIGQVHFMFHGDFENLKSFFDTVKPKLITEAKPLTKNMEARGGGILDIELRDKTADIEDYYQLHASFETLDAMGANFINSCLEQFAKTFKNEALLFSSFSEEEKHLEIVMSILSNYVPECLVRAEVSCKVEDLSENKAISGKAFAEKFVRAVNIAEVEPYRAVTHNKGIMNGIDAVVLATGNDFRAVEAGVHAYASRNEKYSSLSHAKIENGIFTFWMEIPLALGTVGGLTGLHPLVKLALELLHKPSAKELMSIVAVAGLAQNFAALRSLTTTGIQKGHMKMHLMNILNQFEANDAEKVILIEHFANNPVSHSAVVDAINNLRKE